The nucleotide sequence TCGCTACGATGGAACACCTCTCCCATTGCGTGGGTTTCTGCCCACTGTTCAAAATAGTGAAGCAGATGTACTGAAACAGATCAGTCAATCTCTCTAGTTTCCTGGCGAATCCCATTCGACGGAGAAATACCTCCTTTGACTGTTACCTGATCGGAATATTCGGAGTATCAGGTACAACCCAAATCAGATTTTTGTATCGGAAATCCCTCCTTAGCAGTGTTTTCCGGTTTTTCAAACTAGGCTTACAGTAAGAGCTTTCTTTACGAGAGAGTAAGCGTTCGATTAATAATCATCTGTTTTGAATCGGCTGATATGTAAGAGCTGATTGCCTCTTCAGGTTACGAAAATGACTACAGAAATAAAAGAACAAACGGGCCCATCCATCGAATCACAGATTGATTCTGAGGAGACAGTTTCCATACGCGTCGAAGATCTGATCGTGGGACGCAGGATCAAGCATCCAATCTATGATGCGCACGGCGTGTTACTGCTGGCTGCAGATTCTGTTATAAATTCACGTTTCAAACAGTTGTTACGCGATCGGAATATGCCTCAGGTAGAAATTCACAGTGAAGATGCCGCCTCGGTCAGTCTGGGGGCGGATGCGATGCTCGATGCGTCCAGCCAGGGAATTTTTTCAACTGAACTTACCGCAAAGCTGGACCGATTGATTGAATCGGGTTCCATGTTCGTTGCCAACACCGGACCGGCCGTCCGGGATTCCATGGTGATGCATGGCTGCAAAGCATACGATCCTGCACAACGTGAAAAGCTGTTTGAACAGCAGAAACAATTTGGAGAGTCTCTGGACGGTATGATGCGTGGTGCCCTCACCGGTAAACCTCCCAGTGGAGCAGATATTACCGGGATGGCAGCCAGTTATCTGACGCAACTGACTTCTGATGCAGACAGTGTGATCTCCGCTGCGGTCGAAGCCGGCAAAGATGAGTCTCTCTCACAGCATTGTCTGCAGATGTCATTGCTGGGAATGGCAATCGGCACCGAACTGAATTTAGATGAGAACAATGTCCGTAACATTGGACTATGTGGACTGGTACATGACTGGGGGATGGTTCGCGTTCAGGAGAAAATTGGCAGAGGACGTCGTCAATTAAGTCCCCTGGAGCGGATGGAGATGCAGAAACATCCGATCTTCTCCCTCGAAATGCTGGAAAATGTAGCAGGTATCCCCAGCGTCGTGCCCGTCGTCTGCTACCAGGTTCACGAACAGCCCAACGGGTTGGGGTATCCACGCCAGCGATCTCATAAAATGATTCATTTGTTTGCCCGTATTCTGAATGTTGCACATTCTTATGTTTCTCTCACGAGTTCAAGGGAAGATCGACCTGCTTTGATGCCTTATGCGGCGATGGAGTATCTGTTACGGCTGACGAACGATAAAACGATTGACCAGGGGCCCATGCGGGCTCTGTTAAACCTGCTCTCTCTGTTTCCCATCGGGAGTATCGTGATCCTTACCGATGGAAGTGCAGCCCGGGTCATCCGCCGAAATAAAGATTTTTATACCAGCCCAATCGTTCAACTGATTCAGACTTCTGATGGCAAAAATGTAGATCCGCTGGATCCGGACAGTATTATCGATCTGAATGTAAGTGACCTGGAAATTGATCAGGCTCTGCCGACCCCTGGAAAAGATGAGATCGATTTGTCATCAGACCTGTTTGATGGTCAGATCTAGAACGCTTCCCTTTTCACCATCGCGTCTGTTGATCTGTTATACCCGGTCCAAA is from Gimesia maris and encodes:
- a CDS encoding HD-GYP domain-containing protein; translation: MTTEIKEQTGPSIESQIDSEETVSIRVEDLIVGRRIKHPIYDAHGVLLLAADSVINSRFKQLLRDRNMPQVEIHSEDAASVSLGADAMLDASSQGIFSTELTAKLDRLIESGSMFVANTGPAVRDSMVMHGCKAYDPAQREKLFEQQKQFGESLDGMMRGALTGKPPSGADITGMAASYLTQLTSDADSVISAAVEAGKDESLSQHCLQMSLLGMAIGTELNLDENNVRNIGLCGLVHDWGMVRVQEKIGRGRRQLSPLERMEMQKHPIFSLEMLENVAGIPSVVPVVCYQVHEQPNGLGYPRQRSHKMIHLFARILNVAHSYVSLTSSREDRPALMPYAAMEYLLRLTNDKTIDQGPMRALLNLLSLFPIGSIVILTDGSAARVIRRNKDFYTSPIVQLIQTSDGKNVDPLDPDSIIDLNVSDLEIDQALPTPGKDEIDLSSDLFDGQI